One Natator depressus isolate rNatDep1 chromosome 13, rNatDep2.hap1, whole genome shotgun sequence genomic region harbors:
- the CDH26 gene encoding cadherin-like protein 26, which produces MAGLAVLLLLAVTAASNTSHEKDSVSLIKTIHKTISKGLDLYQSDSLRPLRRTKRRWIITTFELEEEDKEPFPKLVGQLFNNVSYNMSIRYLISGPGVNESPEVGLFSIGDDAEGHVYVHRTIDRENTPYFKIRFDVAHRVTGKIVDRSLIFIIKIKDINDNAPKFPKEEFNITIKENHNTDEPVFQVTALDKDEEDTANSRVTYSLTTQTPNLKEPRFNIDPTSGLIVISGCLDYQTASSFKLLIKARDHGTPQMSSPATVNIAIEDTNNHLPVFTKENYQLQIAEGKVGPGVLRLQVEDQDSPNTPAWRAKYKIVKGNEKEQFIIETDPETNEGILSLIKPVDYEGDSEKRLVISVENEEPLSSCHKGKPRSPPVVPISASVAVKVLDTNDAPEFHPPTLAFQKEEGVKPGTRLGVYSAVDPDVVPNKIKYKLVHDPSGWVTVDENSGIVTAVKELDRESSYVNNSVYLIIVHAIDDGVPPKTGTGTILLYLSDINDHMPTLVTRSLEVCDKARLTPLIIKAEDNDSHPFSGPFTFKLADDSKNIKQNWRLGKSFGDSVELLMLRSLPRGKYLVPLLILDRQGFSMKQNLSVRLCHCPDGRVCEEPNSVSVSLGGGAIAVILAALLLFLVAGCLLLQCSCGSESRKSQANRPFEEGDQTLIKYNEESENFLSQDVNVMAPSSALTSSRGHCDQGLCGASTMVQSRPVSGNHSSHGVQYSRHVETLHRRPRNEMVRTVGDTLNQRLYHLSNLEENMVMYQPHIYAEEGKLEISGSFSSLLTVDDELPKDFLDTLGPTFAALSEICRK; this is translated from the exons GTTACTGCTGCCAGCAACACCTCTCATGAAAAGGACAGTGTCAGTCTAATAAAGACCATCCACAAGACAATCAGCAAG GGGCTGGATCTTTATCAGTCAGACAGTCTTCGTCCTCTACGACGTACAAAAAGGAGATGGATTATAACCACCTTTGAACTTGAAGAGGAGGACAAAGAACCATTCCCCAAACTTGTTGGACAG CTGTTCAACAATGTGTCATATAATATGTCCATACGATATTTAATCAGTGGACCTGGTGTAAATGAATCTCCTGAGGTTGGGTTGTTTTCTATAGGAGACGATGCCGAAGGACATGTGTACGTACATCGTACCATTGACAGAGAGAACACCCCCTATTTTAAG ATACGTTTTGATGTTGCACATAGAGTGACTGGGAAGATAGTGGACAGATCTTTAATTTTCATTATTAAGATTAAAGACATTAATGATAATGCACCCAAGTTTCCCAAGGAGGAATTTAACATTACTATAAAAGAAAACCACAATACAG ATGAGCCAGTTTTCCAAGTGACAGCCCTTGACAAAGATGAAGAAGACACGGCTAATTCTCGGGTGACCTATTCCCTTACTACACAGACACCCAATCTGAAAGAGCCCAGATTTAACATCGATCCTACCAGTGGTTTGATAGTGATTTCAGGATGCTTGGATTATCAG ACTGCCAGCTCTTTCAAACTTCTGATCAAAGCCAGAGACCATGGTACCCCACAAATGTCATCTCCTGCAACAGTTAACATTGCCATTGAAGATACAAACAACCACCTGCCTGTATTTACCAAGGAAAAT tATCAGCTGCAAATTGCAGAAGGCAAAGTAGGGCCAGGAGTGTTAAGGCTCCAGGTGGAAGATCAAGATTCTCCAAACACACCTGCTTGGAGAGCAAAGTACAAAATAGTGAAAGGCAATGAAAAGGAACAGTTCATCATTGAGACCGATCCTGAAACAAATGAGGGCATTTTAAGTCTCATTAAG CCTGTGGACTATGAAGGTGACTCAGAGAAGAGACTTGTCATTTCTGTTGAAAACGAAGAACCTTTATCTTCGTGTCATAAAGGAAAACCGAGGAGCCCTCCTGTAGTCCCCATTAGTGCATCTGTGGCTGTGAAAGTCCTAGACACAAATGATGCTCCTGAATTTCACCCTCCCACGCTTGCTTTTCAAAAAGAAGAAGGCGTGAAGCCTGGGACAAGGCTTGGAGTATATTCTGCTGTAGATCCAGATGTGGTGCCAAATAAGATAAA ATACAAACTAGTTCATGATCCGTCAGGGTGGGTGACTGTTGATGAGAACTCTGGCATTGTTACTGCTGTGAAAGAACTTGATCGGGAATCCTCCTATGTGAACAACAGTGTTTACCTCATCATTGTTCATGCCATAGATGACG GCGTCCCACCGAAGACGGGTACTGGCACCATTCTGCTTTATCTGTCTGACATCAATGACCACATGCCAACATTAGTTACACGTTCCTTGGAAGTTTGTGACAAAGCAAGACTGACTCCTCTCATCATAAAGGCGGAGGATAATGACTCCCATCCGTTTTCTGGTCCTTTTACATTTAAACTCGCTGATGACTCaaaaaatataaagcaaaacTGGAGATTAGGAAAGAGTTTTG GTGACTCAGTTGAACTTTTAATGTTGAGAAGCCTCCCACGTGGCAAATATTTGGTGCCTCTCCTAATTCTGGACAGGCAGGGATTCTCTATGAAGCAGAATCTGTCTGTGAGGCTCTGCCATTGCCCAGATGGACGTGTATGTGAAGAACCGAACTCCGTGTCAGTGAGTCTTGGAGGTGGCGCCATTGCTGTAATTTTGGCAGCTCTCCTGTTATTTCTAG TGGCAGGCTGTCTTCTGCTGCAGTGTTCGTGTGGGTCTGAAAGCAGGAAAAGCCAAGCCAATCGCCCTTTTGAAGAAGGTGACCAGACTTTAATCAAGTACAATGAAGAGAGTGAAAACTTTTTGTCTCAG GATGTAAACGTAATGGCACCATCTTCCGCCCTTACATCCAGTCGAGGACACTGTGACCAAGGTCTATGT ggtgCCAGCACAATGGTCCAGTCCAGACCAGTAAGCGGCAACCACAGTTCCCAT GGGGTCCAGTATTCTAGGCACGTGGAAACACTCCACAGAAGACCCCGCAATGAGATGGTACGAACAGTGGGTGACACGTTGAATCAG AGGCTCTATCACCTCAGCAACCTGGAGGAGAACATGGTCATGTACCAACCTCACATATATGCCGAGGAGGGAAAGCTAGAGATAAGCGGCTCCTTCAGTTCCCTGCTCACTGTTGACGATGAACTGCCCAAGGACTTCTTGGACACCCTGGGACCAACGTTTGCTGCTTTGAGTGAAATCTGCCGGAAATGA